Sequence from the Bremerella volcania genome:
ACGTGGCGGTATCGGGATGTTCTTCGCCCAGTACCCTTCTTCGAATGGCGAAGGCTTCTCTGGCGTATTGTTCAGCCTTGGCGTATTGGCCCGCGATGAAATGTTGGCTGACCAGGCCATTTAGCTCGGTCGCCTTATCCAGTTGCTGTTGTTTCGTTGGGTCTTGCGCATCGCAGTTTGATACGAGCGGCTCAGCCCAGCCAGCGAGCCCAGCGACTAGCAAAAGTGGTAACCAAAATCGCATGGAAGAGTCCTCGAAGTACGTGGTGATATCGATCGGTAGGCCGGTACAGCGGTCGGTCGCTAGACATGCGGATGCACCTGTTTTAGACCAAAACGATCGAGATCACCAATTCTTCCCTCCCCAGAAGAAAATTTCCAAGAATCTGCAGGTGTCAATCGGGCAAGCAGAAGTGGTCGGCGGATCTATTGCGGGGTGAGAAACCGCTCTTGTTCAAAATGTCCGAGCGTTCAATGTGCCCAAGGAGGGCGTGACCTGAGCGGTTTCAAGCGAAAACAGCATGACTCTCTTCGATTCGCAACCCGTCCCATATAGGCAATTAACCCGGAGGCCAAGTCATCTGCCGCCCACCCAGCAAATGATAATGCAAATGCGGCACTTCTTGCCCGCCCGCTTCTTTGCAGTTGACGATCACGCGGTAGCCTTCTTCCAGGCCCAGGTCGCGGGCCAGGTTTCGGATGACGATCCAGATATGGCCGATCAATGCGGCGTCTTCATCGGTGAGGTCGTCGACCGTGGCGATTTCCTTTTTGGGGATGATCAGCACGTGCGTCGGGGCTTTGGGGGCGATGTCTTTGAAGGCCAGGCATTGGTCGTCTTCGTAGACGATATCGGCGGGGATTTCTTTGTCGATGATTCGCTTGAAGATCGTCTTTTCTGACATCGTGGTGCCTTTGCAGTAGGGAAGCAGATACGCTGTTCAGGCTACCACTTCCCGTTGGCAGTTCAAGCTGGTGAGAAAATTTTCGTACAAGCG
This genomic interval carries:
- a CDS encoding histidine triad nucleotide-binding protein, translated to MSEKTIFKRIIDKEIPADIVYEDDQCLAFKDIAPKAPTHVLIIPKKEIATVDDLTDEDAALIGHIWIVIRNLARDLGLEEGYRVIVNCKEAGGQEVPHLHYHLLGGRQMTWPPG